The window AGAATCTTTCATTTCCATTTAAGCTGCTTCATAGTTTGATAAAATCCAGGAAGATATTAAAGCATTTCAAACCGGATGTAGTGGTTGGTGTAGGAGGCTATGCAAGCGGCCCTATACTGTACATGGCCGCAAAGCTTCATATACCCATATTAATACTTGAACAAAATTCCTATGCAGGGTTAACAAACAAATTGTTAGCTAAAAAAGCAGACAGGATTTGCGTGGCTTATGAAGGTATGGAAAAGTTTTTTCTAAAAGAGAAGATATTGATAACCGGTAACCCTGTAAGAAAAGATATTATGAATGTACATCTGAAAAGGGCTGAGGCTTTAAAATATTTTGATCTTTCTGAAAATAAAAAAACCATATTAGTGACCGGGGGAAGCTTAGGTGCACGTACTATAAATGAAAGTATAGCGCTTAATCTTGCTGATATTGTTAATTCAGGCTTCCAGCTTATCTGGCAAGCAGGACGGAAGTACAAAAGATGGAAGATGTCACCCCTAACGGGTGACCACCTCAAAGGGTGGGAAGATGGAAGATGCCTGCCTGCCGATCCCGAGTTACTCGGGACGGGAGCTTCAGTGCAGGCAGGGGAGATGGAAGGTATTCGAATATTAGAATTTATTGACAGGATGGATCTGGCATACGCAGCATCAGACATCGTGATCTCAAGAGCAGGCGCGATCGCATTATCGGAATTATGCCTGGCAAAAAAACCTGCCATTTTAGTTCCATCGCCCAATGTTGCCGAAGACCACCAAACCAAAAATGCC is drawn from Cytophagales bacterium and contains these coding sequences:
- a CDS encoding UDP-N-acetylglucosamine--N-acetylmuramyl-(pentapeptide) pyrophosphoryl-undecaprenol N-acetylglucosamine transferase; the encoded protein is MGKIIISGGGTGGHVYPAIAIADGLKYFDKTVEILFVGGKGKMEMEKVPAAGYNITGLWISGLQRRLTIKNLSFPFKLLHSLIKSRKILKHFKPDVVVGVGGYASGPILYMAAKLHIPILILEQNSYAGLTNKLLAKKADRICVAYEGMEKFFLKEKILITGNPVRKDIMNVHLKRAEALKYFDLSENKKTILVTGGSLGARTINESIALNLADIVNSGFQLIWQAGRKYKRWKMSPLTGDHLKGWEDGRCLPADPELLGTGASVQAGEMEGIRILEFIDRMDLAYAASDIVISRAGAIALSELCLAKKPAILVPSPNVAEDHQTKNALALVNKNAAVLIKDEEAREKLVDTALALLNDEERKNILKENIGKLAKPGATEVIAKEILGLVG